Proteins encoded by one window of Castor canadensis chromosome 2, mCasCan1.hap1v2, whole genome shotgun sequence:
- the LOC109678937 gene encoding NXPE family member 4-like translates to MSSNTVLQKVLLILTSLLAITWIIFILSQNSSKLWSALNISISFHHMNTSTKSSCPETPRTPVNSPTESQLRVREILEKLDQLIPPRPFIHVNTTTSAKHSTATILNPQDTYCRGDQLDILLEARDHLGHRKEYGGDFLRARTSSPALNAGASGKVTDFNNGTYLVSFTLFWEGQVSLSVLLIHPSEGVSALWRARNQGYDKVIFTGQFSSGASQVYSECGLALNSTAELCQYLDGQDQEAFYCVRPPHVPCAALTHMQSKNKKVSYLTKQERSLFERSNVGVEIMAKFKMISVSKCSETVPMKEKCKPGIPSTIPSGHVWKNTWNPISCSLAPVEMKDCLAGKLIYLLGDSTIRQWMEYFKANIKTLKSVDLHESGKLQHLFAVDLDKNINIQWQKHGYPLITAIHYSVKEMENMARVIDRTGGEKNTVIVISLGQHFRPFPIDVFIQRALSVYKAVQRLLLRSPDTMVIIKTENIREMHNDAERFSDFHGYIQYLIIKDIFQDLHVGVIDAWDITIAYGTNDVHPPQHVVGNQINVFLNYIC, encoded by the exons ATGTCCTCAAATACTGTGCTTCAAAAAGTACTGCTGATATTGACATCACTTTTAGCTATTACCTggataatttttatactttctcaAAACTCCTCAAAG CTTTGGTCTGCTCTAAACATATCCATCTCCTTCCATCACATGAACACTTCCACAAAATCTTCCTGCCCTGAAACACCAAGGACACCAGTCAATTCACCAACAGAGTCTCAGCTGAGAGTCAGGGAGATCCTGGAGAAACTAGACCAACTAATCCCACCCAGACCCTTTATCCATGTGAACACCACCACAAGCGCCAAACACAGCACAGCCACCATCCTCAACCCACAAGATACATACTGCAGAGGGGATCAGCTAGACATCCTGCTGGAAGCAAGGGACCACCTGGGACACAGGAAGGAATATGGCGGGGACTTCCTGAGGGCCAGGACGTCCTCCCCAGCCCTGAACGCAGGTGCTTCAGGAAAGGTGACAGACTTCAACAATGGCACCTACCTTGTCAGCTTCACACTGTTCTGGGAGGGCCAGGTCTCACTTTCTGTCCTACTCATCCACCCCAGTGAAGGGGTATCTGCTCTCTGGAGGGCAAGGAACCAAGGCTATGACAAGGTGATCTTCACAGGCCAGTTTTCCAGTGGTGCCTCCCAGGTCTACAGTGAGTGTGGCCTGGCTTTAAATTCAACTGCTGAGCTGTGCCAGTATCTTGATGGTCAAGATCAAGAAGCTTTCTACTGCGTGAGACCTCCACATGTTCCCTGTGCTGCACTCACCCACATGCAGTCCAAGAACAAGAAAGTTTCTTATCTTACCAAACAGGAAAGGAGCCTCTTTGAAAG gTCTAATGTGGGTGTGGAGATTATGGCAAAATTCAAAATGATTAGTGTTTCCAAATGCAGCG AAACAGTTCCAATGAAGGAGAAATGCAAGCCTGGAATCCCATCCACAATCCCCAGTGGCCATGTCTGGAAAAACACATGGAATCCCATCTCCTGCAGTTTGGCTCCAGTGGAAATGAAAGACTGCCTCGCAGGAAAACTCATATATCTGCTGGGAGATTCCACAATCCGTCAGTGGATGGAATACTTCAAAGCCAATATCAAAA CACTGAAATCAGTGGATCTGCATGAATCTGGAAAATTGCAACACCTCTTTGCTGTGGACTTGGATAAGAATATCAACATCCAGTGGCAAAAACATGGCTACCCCTTGATTACAGCAATACACTATTCTGTCAAAGAGATGGAGAACATGGCCAGGGTAATTGACAGAACTGGAGGGGAGAAGAATACTGTCATTGTTATTTCTCTGGGCCAGCATTTCAGACCCTTTCCCATTGATGTTTTTATCCAAAGGGCCCTCAGTGTCTACAAAGCTGTTCAGCGTCTTCTTCTGAGAAGCCCAGACACTATGGTTATCATCAAGACAGAAAACATCAGGGAGATGCACAATGATGCAGAAAGATTCAGTGACTTTCATGGTTACATTCAGTATCTCATCATCAAGGACATTTTCCAGGATCTCCACGTGGGTGTCATTGATGCCTGGGATATAACAATTGCATATGGCACAAATGATGTACACCCACCTCAACATGTAGTTGGAAATCAAATTAATGTATTCTTAAACTATATTTGCTAG